A stretch of DNA from Streptomyces rubradiris:
CCGTGCTCAAGGCGCCGCCGCGCCCCAACCCGCTGAGCACCAAGGCCCCGTACACCTCCTGGGACTCGCTGACCGACCGGTCCTGGGTGGGGCGGCAGCTGCCGCCGGTGACCGGGGTGCGCCGGGACCTGCCCGCCCCGGAGCGGGTGGCCGAGCTGTTCCGGCGCGAGGGCGAGGGCCGCTGCTGCGCCCGGTCCACCGCGCTGCTGCCGGCGTTCGCGCAGTGGTTCACCGACGGCTTCCTGCGCGGGCACGCGGCCACCGGCGATCCCCGGCGCACCGACTCGCCGCACACCCTGGACATGTGCCAGCTCTACGGCGACCGGCAGGAGGTCACCGCCTGTCTGCGCGCCTTCCGGGGCGGCCGGCTCAAGAGCCGGATCGTCGACGGCGGCGAGTTCCCGCCCGCGCTGTGCGAGGGCGGGCGGATCAGGGAGGAGTTCCGGGCGATCCGGCCGGTGCGGTTCGACGAGGTACCCGAGGAGTTCGTGGACACGCTGTTCGCGTGGGGCGGGGAGCGGGCGCACGCGCACATCGGGCCGATGGCGCTGAACGTCCTGTTCCTGCGCGAGCACAACCGGGTCGCCGGCCTGCTCGCCGCCGCACACCCGGACTGGGACGACGAACGGCTCTTCCAGACCACCCGAAACACGCTGATCGTGCTGATGATCCGGGTGATGCTGGAGGAGTACATCAACCACATCACGCCGTACCACTTCGGTTTCGTGCTCGACCCGGTGCGCACCGACCGGGGGGTGTGGCACCGGGAGAACCGGGCGACGATCGAGTTCAGCCTCGTCTACCGCTGGCACAGCCTGATCCCGTCGACGTACACCATCGCGGGCCGGCCGGTGCCGCTCGCGCACACCATCGCCAACGGGCGACTGGTCCTGGACCGGGGCCTCGGCCCGCTGTTCGAGGATCTGTCCCGGCAACCGGCCGGGCTGTCCGGGCTGTTCAACACCGACCCGCTGCTGCTGCCCATCGAGGAGCGCAGCGTCGCCGTCGGCCGGGAGCTGCGGCTGGCCTCGTACAACGACTACCGGGCCTACTACGGCTTCCCCCGGGTCACCGAGCCGGGGCAGATCTCCGGCGACCCGCGGGTCCAGCGGGCGCTGATGGACGTGTACGGCGACGTGGACGCGATCGATCTGCACGTGGGGCTGTTCGCGGAGGAGCCGGAGCCCGGGGCGATCTTCGGCCGACTGCTCGAACGGATCATCTCCGTCGACGCGTTCTCCGAGGCGCTGAACAACCCGCTGCTGGCGCCCCGCCTGTTCGGGCCCGCCACCTTCTCCCCCGAGGGCTGGGAGGTCATCCGCCACACCCGCAGCTTCTCCGACCTGGTGCACCGCAACCTGCCGGAGGACAAGGGGCGTTACGTCGTCTCGCTCGGCCGGAGCGCGGCGGACACCCGGGCCGCGGCGGCCTGAGCGGTCCTCGGGACCGGTGGGCCGGGCGACGCGCCGTCCGCGCGCCCTTGGGTTCCGCCGATCCGGCCCACCGGCACACCTCCCAGCGTCATTACGGTCGTACGTGAGGGTTGGTCGTGTCGCGCACCGATCCCAGGGCCGCGCGCAGCCGGTGTCCGTCGGTACAGGGCTTTGTGCAGGGCCTGGGAGCCAACAGCAGCCTTCTGCATGCCCGCTGCCGGGTTACCGACCCAGCCCCCGAAATGCTCGGCCGGTTCTGTATTACGGTGCTGGAACTCGCGGGATCTCGTTGGGGGAGAAGCGTTGAGCGCTCGGATTTTGGTCGCTGAGGATGACGAGAAACAGTCTCGGCTGATCCGGGC
This window harbors:
- a CDS encoding peroxidase family protein, translated to MTVTSRPPQEGTPPWTGARDRSRDGLRNRFETHLLTHYGPAWQAAQRSRWLHRRLNSRLIDLAVLKAPPRPNPLSTKAPYTSWDSLTDRSWVGRQLPPVTGVRRDLPAPERVAELFRREGEGRCCARSTALLPAFAQWFTDGFLRGHAATGDPRRTDSPHTLDMCQLYGDRQEVTACLRAFRGGRLKSRIVDGGEFPPALCEGGRIREEFRAIRPVRFDEVPEEFVDTLFAWGGERAHAHIGPMALNVLFLREHNRVAGLLAAAHPDWDDERLFQTTRNTLIVLMIRVMLEEYINHITPYHFGFVLDPVRTDRGVWHRENRATIEFSLVYRWHSLIPSTYTIAGRPVPLAHTIANGRLVLDRGLGPLFEDLSRQPAGLSGLFNTDPLLLPIEERSVAVGRELRLASYNDYRAYYGFPRVTEPGQISGDPRVQRALMDVYGDVDAIDLHVGLFAEEPEPGAIFGRLLERIISVDAFSEALNNPLLAPRLFGPATFSPEGWEVIRHTRSFSDLVHRNLPEDKGRYVVSLGRSAADTRAAAA